From Aegilops tauschii subsp. strangulata cultivar AL8/78 chromosome 5, Aet v6.0, whole genome shotgun sequence:
GTGAGCCCCATCCTGCTGATGCTATCCTGATTGATGAAGCCTGGTCGCCATCGACATATGCAGTGCCAGTGATTGGGCCTGACGATTTCCTTTGTGGTTCATGCAATGGGCTTGTTGTCTTATACACAAAGTCATCAACACTCAAGGTAGCTAACTTTGCAACTGGTGAATGCCTGCATCTTGAGAAACCTGTAAAGAATTTGAGGGGTGATCACTTCTTGTTCTACAACTTTGGATTTCACCCATTGACAAAAGAATACAAGATTACACACTTTCTTGCTGATCCTATTGTGGGTCGCCCGTGCTCCCATAATAATAGCAGATTCAGTGTCATTCAAGTTTACACACTTGGTGATGAGAAATGGAGAGATATCAAAACTCCAGAAGCCCTAAGCTTAAACTGTGTAAAAAACTCTGGAGCAGTCAATATTGACGGAACAATGTATTGGCTAACTGAAGACATGGTAGCTAGCTGGCAGCATGCAGTTATGGCCTTTGATCTCAATGAAGAAAGTTTTGCTCAGATACAACTACCAGCAACTGTACATGAAGATTGTGCAGGTGGCGGTCCCCGTCGGTACTGGATGCGAGAGATAAATAGGAAGGTATGTATAGCAACAGCTCAAGCCTGTCCGTCTCTTCCCAGAAGGCTTGTTGGTATGCTGCAGATCTGGGAACTTGAGAACAAAACGGAGCATAGGTGGAGCCGGAAGTACAATATTCAGTACTCGCCAGATTACATTCTGGGTCCAAATTTGGTTCATGGGGATAAGATCATAGTGCCATGTCGCGATGGCAACCTATATTCTTATGAGTTGCTCGGGGAGAACTTCAATACTAAATTGTGTAAGATGGCAAAGCTGTTAGATTTCAGTCCCTACAAGCCTGACAACATGCAATCCTATATCTGTGTGAAGTCACTTGTACGTTCAGATGCATACAAGAAGGCTGGCATCACGCGTAGGCCAAAACAGAGGGAATGCTGGGAATTGAAGAAGTGGGAGGCGTAGGAGTACCAGCTCTCTGAGAATGAAAAACTGTGGACTAACATTTATGGAGAAGAGCATGAGGGAACTGTATGTTAGCTGAACTCAAATTTAGCTTAGCGACAATTTATTATTCTGGAAATT
This genomic window contains:
- the LOC109755016 gene encoding F-box protein At3g07870-like, which produces MASEETKPKKQRDEECIINGLPGELIERIFFKLPVSTLLRCTGVCEQWHKIIRDPQFVTSHLQDAPQCAFLFFPQESVSGEPHPADAILIDEAWSPSTYAVPVIGPDDFLCGSCNGLVVLYTKSSTLKVANFATGECLHLEKPVKNLRGDHFLFYNFGFHPLTKEYKITHFLADPIVGRPCSHNNSRFSVIQVYTLGDEKWRDIKTPEALSLNCVKNSGAVNIDGTMYWLTEDMVASWQHAVMAFDLNEESFAQIQLPATVHEDCAGGGPRRYWMREINRKVCIATAQACPSLPRRLVGMLQIWELENKTEHRWSRKYNIQYSPDYILGPNLVHGDKIIVPCRDGNLYSYELLGENFNTKLCKMAKLLDFSPYKPDNMQSYICVKSLVRSDAYKKAGITRRPKQRECWELKKWEA